The proteins below are encoded in one region of Paramisgurnus dabryanus chromosome 2, PD_genome_1.1, whole genome shotgun sequence:
- the LOC135783724 gene encoding uncharacterized protein, protein MLFAIVQFIDEKDLPFAVVPQVWLSKGICYWPPFNLRKKDKGNNLAIRCMPPQSTWEKYNFKFMKGADSWKEAKKYLERFQTGSSVETTDDDKKGKRKRFSNSKFRPQPSSDEDESSLPDAPAVLSFRQPFCGNEVLVLPDAPEVASIPENQENVDPSVDFRAGFSPLIKSPLHRANSLSTSFSPVIQSPLQRAKSLSTTRQVLSFTSLAANLPYQYMGENVGGESHRSDTGPWTPLASRVEHDVFSFEDFQRLQKENQAMRGDIQAMRGDIQALRVESQALRSHNQALREENQALRERNAQAASDDSGSLQEQLKQVGAMLKTFARTGQSGADQTLMLRRLGDFGDVVRTMDNKMDTMLQHFSANVSVGELSLPGDLLLPLDTQEDLVLLDNTLRQDTELQERFLRFLAIKCGRDLKTTVWRMLQSIFSNHLSNNTTWTGVGNKACFRDLFLKTIVQRAIRKNPATQDATDEAVQVNVMRYLKGASDREGGKRRRTAERDPEPPLKLEPFLYSA, encoded by the exons ATGCTGTTTGCCATCGTCCAGTTTATTGATGAGAAGGATCTGCCATTTGCAGTGGTTCCGCAAGTGTGGCTCAGCAAGGGCATATGCTATTGGCCTCCATTTAACCTTCGCAAAAAGGACAAAGGCAACAATTTAGCCATCCGCTGCATGCCTCCACAAAGCACCTGGgagaaatataattttaagtttATGAAGGGAGCAG ATTCTTGGAAAGAGGCAAAGAAGTATTTGGAACGCTTCCAAACAGGTTCCAGCGTTGAAACGACAGATGATGACAAGAAGGGGAAACGAAAAAGATTCTCAAATTCTAAGTTCAGACCCCAGCCCTCTTCTGATGAAGACGAGTCAAGTCTTCCAGATGCACCAGCCGTGCTGTCATTTCGACAACCTTTTTGCGGTAACGAGGTTTTGGTGCTGCCCGATGCTCCTGAAGTTGCATCAATTCCagaaaaccaagaaaatgtTGACCCATCTGTAGACTTCAGAGCTG GTTTCTCCCCATTAATCAAGAGTCCACTACACAGAGCCAATAGTTTGAGTACAA GTTTCTCCCCAGTAATCCAGAGTCCACTTCAAAGGGCCAAGAGTTTGAGTACAA CTCGTCAAGTATTAAGCTTTACATCCCTAGCAGCAAACTTACCCTACCAGTATATGGGTGAAAACGTTGGAG GAGAAAGTCATCGCTCcgatacaggaccttggactcCCCTGGCATCCCGTGTAGAGCATGATGTTTTCAGCTTTGAAG ATTTCCAGAGACTACAAAAAGAGAATCAAGCCATGAGGGGGGATATCCAAGCCATGAGGGGGGATATCCAAGCCCTGAGGGTGGAGAGCCAAGCCCTTAGGAGTCACAATCAAGCCCTTAGGGAGGAGAACCAAGCTCTGAGGGAACGAAATGCACAAGCAG CTTCGGATGACAGTGGCTCACTTCAAGAGCAGTTGAAGCAGGTTGGGGCAATGTTAAAGACGTTTGCCCGCACTGGGCAATCAG GTGCAGATCAGACCCTAATGTTGCGACGTCTTGGAGACTTTGGTGATGTTGTGCGTACCATGGACAACAAAATGGACACTATGCTGCAACATTTCAGTGCCAATGTTTCTGTTGGAGAGTTATCTCTGCCAGGGGATCTGTTACTTCCCCTAGACACCCAGGAAGATTTGGTGTTGCTTGACAACACTTTGAGGCAGGATACAGAGCTCCAGGAACGATTT cTTCGGTTTTTGGCAATCAAATGTGGGAGGGACCTAAAAACAACCGTGTGGCGAATGCTTCAGAGCATCTTTTCGAATCACCTTTCTAACAATACAACCTGGACTGGTGTAGGGAATAAAGCGTGTTTTAGAGACCTGTTCCTGAAGACCATTGTTCAAC GAGCCATCCGGAAGAACCCGGCAACCCAGGATGCCACAGATGAGGCTGTCCAGGTCAATGTTATGCGTTACCTGAAAGGTGCATCTGACCGTGAAGGTGGAAAAAGGCGACGCACAGCTGAGAGGGACCCAGAGCCACCCCTTAAACTGGAACCCTTTCTCTATTCTGCTTAA